A window of the Brassica napus cultivar Da-Ae chromosome C5, Da-Ae, whole genome shotgun sequence genome harbors these coding sequences:
- the LOC106401733 gene encoding putative BPI/LBP family protein At1g04970 encodes MDVRWWYFLLLLSQTLFFSPSHTQTDSFTSILISQNGLDFVKNLLVNKAIASIIPLQIPRIEKSVKIPFLGGIDVVVSNLTIYELDVASSYVKLGETGVVIVSSGTTCNLSMNWHYSYASWIPPMEISDQGIASVQVEGMEIGLSLGLLSDKGGLKLSLSECGCHVKDISIELEGGASWFYQGMVNAFKDQIGASVESTISNKLSEGVSDLDSFLQSLPKEIPVDDKAALNVTFTTDPILRDSSITFEIDGLFTKAETNQVLRSSSLRNSAAPSSICPGNSKMLGISLDEAVFNSAAALYYNAEFMQWIVDKVPGQDLLNTARWRFIIPQLYRKYPNQDMNLNISLSSPPVVKISEQYVGANVNADLVINVLEANQVIPVACISLEIRGSGALRVMGNNLGGSVKLEDFSMSLKWSNIGNLHLHLLQPIVWTVIQTVFVPYANDHLEKGFPLPIIHGFTLEKAEIICSSSEITVCSDIAYLDSSQHPRSGLSLPRSAPWINTLL; translated from the exons TCGATTATACCTCTCCAGATCCCCAGGATCGAGAAATCAGTGAAAATCCCGTTCTTGGGAGGAATAGATGTCGTCGTCTCGAACCTCACGATATACGAGCTTGATGTTGCCTCCTCTTATGTCAAGCTTGGTGAGACAGGTGTCGTCATCGTCTCTTCGGGGACGACTTGCAATCTGAGTATGAATTGGCATTACTCTTACGCTTCTTGGATTCCTCCGATGGAAATCTCTGATCAGGGGATTGCATCTGTTCAG GTTGAAGGCATGGAGATTGGGCTCTCTCTAGGCTTACTAAGTGATAAAGGAGGATTGAAGCTCTCTCTTTCGGAATGCGGATGCCATGTGAAAGACATATCTATTGAGCTTGAAGGAGGAGCCTCATGGTTTTATCAAGG GATGGTTAATGCATTTAAAGACCAAATTGGAGCAAGTGTGGAAAGTACAATTTCCAACAAACTCAGTGAAGGAGTATCAGACCTTGATTCATTCCTACAAAGCCTTCCAAAGGAGATCCCAGTAGATGATAAAGCTGCACTCAATGTCACTTTCACCACTGATCCTATACTGAGAGATTCATCCATCACTTTCGAAATCGACGGCTTGTTCACCAAAGCAGAAACGAATCAAGTCTTAAGGTCCTCCTCCTTAAGAAACTCTGCTGCACCTTCATCTATCTGCCCTGGAAATTCTAAAATGCTCGGAATTTCACTGGATGAAGCTGTCTTCAACTCTGCTGCAGCTTTGTACTACAAT GCAGAGTTTATGCAATGGATAGTGGATAAAGTACCAGGTCAGGATCTTCTAAACACTGCTAGGTGGAGGTTCATCATTCCACAACTATACAGGAAGTACCCAAACCAGGATATGAATCTGAACATCAGTTTATCATCGCCTCCGGTTGTAAAGATCTCAGAGCAGTATGTGGGAGCTAATGTGAACGCGGACCTAGTAATCAACGTTCTAGAAGCAAACCAAGTAATACCAGTAGCATGCATCTCCTTG GAGATCCGAGGGTCCGGTGCTCTCAGAGTGATGGGTAATAACCTTGGAGGCAGCGTCAAATTAGAAGATTTCTCCATGTCTTTGAAATGGAGTAACATTGGAAATCTCCATCTGCATCTTCTTCAG CCAATAGTGTGGACCGTTATACAAACGGTGTTTGTGCCATATGCAAATGACCATCTAGAAAAGGGCTTCCCTTTGCCCATAATCCACGGATTCACACTTGAGAAGGCTGAAATCATCTGCTCAAGCTCTGAAATCACAGTTTGCAGCGATATCGCCTACTTGGATTCGTCCCAACATCCTCGATCAGGTTTGAGTCTACCAAGATCTGCACCTTGGATAAACACTTTGTTGTAG
- the BNAC05G03000D gene encoding uncharacterized protein BNAC05G03000D isoform X1, translating to MEKATAGEEEFAEMICYYLEDVSFGLEIGPEGHYVPALSGDEYKGTTSPRTMDQEYDLMAKQVTETQGFDMDFSQFRYDFNYRPVDFDDNSLVIDGETMRDLLNRLSRKSLEQFNQDKETKYEFVEVIKANYHMAGAGIMFFITFLAKEVFSSSGHVFQAKSHYSYFSPNKYITCDLQAPPEQKVHPIDSTEKEFAKKPSYFQKNPDSFTSQSLHHHHLK from the exons ATGGAGAAAGCAACCGCAGGGGAGGAAGAATTTGCAG AAATGATTTGTTATTACCTGGAGGATGTAAGTTTCGGATTGGAGATTGGGCCCGAGGGTCACTATGTCCCTGCATTAAGTGGCGATGAGTATAAAGGAACTACTAGTCCTCGCACAATGGACCAAGAGTATGACCTCATGGCTAAACAAGTCACCGAGACTCAG GGATTCGACATGGATTTCAGTCAGTTCCGCTACGATTTTAATTACAGACCCGTTGATTTCGATGATAACAGTTTGGTCATAGACGGAGAAACCATGAGAGATTTATTGAACAGGCTTTCTCGTAAATCCCTTGAGCAATTCAATCAGGACAAG gaaacaaaatatgaatTTGTGGAGGTTATCAAAGCCAACTATCACATGGCTGGTGCTGGCATCATGTTTTTCATTACCTTTCTAGCTAAAgaagttttttcttcttctggtcATGTATTTCAAGCTAAATCTCACTATTCCTATTTTTCCCCAAATAAGTACATCACCTGCGATCTTCAAGCACCACCGGAGCAAAAAG TTCATCCCATTGATTCTACTGAGAAAGAATTTGCCAAGAAACCAAG ttattttcaaaaaaatccgGACAGTTTCACTTCACAAAGcttacatcatcatcatctcaaaTGA
- the BNAC05G03000D gene encoding uncharacterized protein BNAC05G03000D isoform X2 yields MEKATAGEEEFAEMICYYLEDVSFGLEIGPEGHYVPALSGDEYKGTTSPRTMDQEYDLMAKQVTETQGFDMDFSQFRYDFNYRPVDFDDNSLVIDGETMRDLLNRLSRKSLEQFNQDKETKYEFVEVIKANYHMAGAGIMFFITFLAKEVFSSSGHVFQAKSHYSYFSPNKYITCDLQAPPEQKVIFKKIRTVSLHKAYIIIISNEVWP; encoded by the exons ATGGAGAAAGCAACCGCAGGGGAGGAAGAATTTGCAG AAATGATTTGTTATTACCTGGAGGATGTAAGTTTCGGATTGGAGATTGGGCCCGAGGGTCACTATGTCCCTGCATTAAGTGGCGATGAGTATAAAGGAACTACTAGTCCTCGCACAATGGACCAAGAGTATGACCTCATGGCTAAACAAGTCACCGAGACTCAG GGATTCGACATGGATTTCAGTCAGTTCCGCTACGATTTTAATTACAGACCCGTTGATTTCGATGATAACAGTTTGGTCATAGACGGAGAAACCATGAGAGATTTATTGAACAGGCTTTCTCGTAAATCCCTTGAGCAATTCAATCAGGACAAG gaaacaaaatatgaatTTGTGGAGGTTATCAAAGCCAACTATCACATGGCTGGTGCTGGCATCATGTTTTTCATTACCTTTCTAGCTAAAgaagttttttcttcttctggtcATGTATTTCAAGCTAAATCTCACTATTCCTATTTTTCCCCAAATAAGTACATCACCTGCGATCTTCAAGCACCACCGGAGCAAAAAG ttattttcaaaaaaatccgGACAGTTTCACTTCACAAAGcttacatcatcatcatctcaaaTGAAGTTTGGCCCTAG
- the LOC106401753 gene encoding protein disulfide-isomerase like 2-2, producing the protein MKMERKMNKTRVFTILSLVFAFSFDLSNALYGSSSPVLQLTPSNFKSKVINSNGVVLVEFFAPWCGHCKSLTPTWEKVATTLKGIATVAAIDADAHKSVSQDYGVRGFPTIKVFVPGKPPIDYQGARDAKAISQFAIKQIKALLKDRLDGKTTGTNTGGGSSEKKSEPSASVELNSSNFDELVTESKDLWIVEFFAPWCGHCKKLAPEWKKAAKNLKGKVKLGHVDCDADKAIQSRFKVKGFPTILVFGADKSSPLPYEGARSASAIESFALEQLEANAGPVEVTELTGPDAMEEKCGPAAICFVSFLPDILDSKAEGRNKYLEMLLSVAEKFKKDPISFVWVAAGKQPDLEKRVGVGGYGYPAMVALNAKKGAYAPLKSGFEVKHLIEFVKEAQKGGKGNLPIDGTLEIVKTEAWDGKDGEVVDADEFSLAELMADD; encoded by the exons ATGAAGATGGAAAGAAAAATGAACAAAACAAGAGTATTCACGATTCTCTCTCTGGTGTTTGCGTTCTCCTTCGATTTAAGCAACGCTCTCTACGGATCCTCTTCCCCCGTGCTTCAGCTCACTCCTTCTAATTTCAAGTCTAAG GTCATCAATTCAAACGGTGTCGTTTTGGTAGAGTTCTTTGCACCATGGTGTGGTCACTGTAAATCCTTAACACCAACTTGGGAGAAGGTTGCTACTACTTTGAAAGGTATTGCTACTGTGGCTGCTATTGATGCTGACGCTCACAAGTCCGTCTCTCAG gaTTATGGTGTGAGGGGTTTCCCAACTATTAAAGTGTTTGTTCCTGGGAAGCCTCCTATTGATTATCAAGGAGCTAGGGACGCCAAAGCCATCTCTCAATTTGCTATCAAGCAG ATAAAGGCATTGTTAAAAGATCGTTTGGATGGTAAAACAACTGGCACAAACACTGGAGGAGGGTCCAGTGAGAAGAAGTCCGAGCCTAGTGCCTCTGTGGAACTGAACTCTAGCAATTTTGACGAGCTGGTCACTGAAAGCAAAGATCTCTGGATTGTGGAATTCTTTGCACCTTG GTGTGGACATTGCAAAAAGCTAGCTCCTGAGTGGAAAAAGGCTGCAAAGAATTTGAAGGGGAAGGTCAAACTAGGTCATGTCGATTGTGATGCTGACAAG GCTATACAAAGCAGATTCAAGGTGAAAGGGTTCCCCACTATCTTGGTCTTTGGAGCAGACAAAAGCAGCCCATTGCCTTACGAGGGTGCTAGATCTGCATCAGCCATTGAATCTTTTGCTCTGGAACAGCTTGAAGCCAATGCTGGACCTGTTGAAGTAACTGAGCTAACTGGGCCG GATGCCATGGAAGAGAAGTGTGGTCCTGCTGctatttgctttgtttctttcttaCCTGACATTCTGGACTCAAAAGCTGAAGGAAGGAACAAGTATCTGGAGATGTTGTTATCAGTTGCAGAGAAGTTTAAGAAGGACCCTATCAG CTTTGTGTGGGTGGCTGCTGGGAAGCAACCTGATTTGGAGAAGCGTGTTGGAGTTGGAGGATATGGTTATCCAGCAATGGTAGCTCTGAATGCAAAGAAAGGAGCTTATGCTCCACTTAAAAGCGGTTTTGAGGTTAAACACCTCAT TGAGTTCGTGAAGGAAGCTCAGAAAGGAGGAAAAGGGAATTTGCCTATAGATGGAACACTGGAGATAGTGAAGACAGAAGCTTGGGATGGTAAAGACGGAGAGGTAGTCGATGCAGATGAGTTCTCACTTGCAGAACTCATGGCAGATGATTGA